The proteins below come from a single Desulfitobacterium metallireducens DSM 15288 genomic window:
- a CDS encoding bifunctional folylpolyglutamate synthase/dihydrofolate synthase — protein sequence MKKGSQEEQAYQAALEYLVNLTKFGINLGLGRIQALLQSVGNPEKKLRVIHIGGTNGKGSTSIMVAEILEKAGFRVGIFTSPHLNDYRERMTINGKMIPKQELTRLVDTLRPHLEKLVQDGVEHPTEFEVSTTLAFMYFAQQKVDFAVIEVGLGGAIDSTNVVQPLISVITNVGMDHMDYLGKTVEEIALVKAGILKPNSVAITATERPEVLEVIQERARTLNIPLWVVGEDVRWDFRWSGELEQEFDLIGLHSNYPQIHLRLVGAHQIKNAATAVTVCEVLQSEYGVKITHEAIYSGLEKTRWPGRLEVLSLKPKVLIDGAHNVDGANSLADALQLFKRQRLILCFGMLGDKEREKVAEVLLPLADEVIITKPNSPRAGNWQYLAELVAKRGLPVTTIESPSAAVIEGYNRLNPDDMLCVTGSLYMIAEARVALLDMIEK from the coding sequence ATGAAGAAAGGTTCCCAAGAGGAGCAAGCGTATCAGGCTGCCTTGGAGTACTTGGTTAATCTGACGAAGTTTGGGATAAATTTAGGATTAGGCCGAATCCAAGCTCTTCTCCAAAGCGTAGGAAATCCAGAAAAGAAATTGCGCGTCATTCATATTGGGGGGACGAATGGGAAAGGTTCAACCAGTATAATGGTCGCCGAAATTCTTGAAAAGGCGGGTTTTCGTGTTGGGATATTCACATCTCCGCATCTGAATGATTATCGTGAGCGGATGACAATCAACGGGAAAATGATTCCTAAACAAGAGCTTACGCGCTTAGTAGACACCCTTCGGCCTCATCTTGAAAAATTGGTCCAAGACGGAGTGGAACATCCAACTGAGTTTGAAGTGAGTACGACTCTAGCCTTCATGTATTTTGCTCAACAAAAGGTGGATTTTGCTGTAATTGAAGTCGGCTTAGGCGGAGCTATTGATTCCACAAATGTCGTACAGCCTCTGATTTCTGTAATTACAAATGTAGGCATGGATCATATGGATTATTTGGGAAAAACGGTCGAAGAGATTGCCTTGGTTAAGGCAGGAATTCTTAAACCGAACTCAGTGGCTATTACGGCTACCGAGAGACCTGAGGTGCTTGAGGTAATTCAGGAACGGGCAAGAACACTTAATATTCCACTTTGGGTTGTGGGCGAGGATGTTCGCTGGGATTTTCGCTGGAGTGGCGAGTTAGAACAGGAATTTGATTTGATCGGCTTACATAGCAATTATCCTCAAATCCATTTGCGTTTAGTGGGGGCTCACCAAATCAAAAATGCGGCGACCGCAGTCACGGTCTGTGAAGTTTTACAATCTGAGTATGGCGTCAAAATTACCCATGAAGCGATTTATTCGGGGTTGGAAAAAACACGCTGGCCGGGGCGACTTGAAGTATTATCGCTGAAGCCAAAGGTTTTAATTGATGGTGCGCATAATGTAGACGGCGCGAATTCCTTAGCGGATGCACTGCAACTTTTTAAGCGCCAACGTTTAATCCTTTGTTTTGGGATGCTGGGGGATAAAGAACGAGAAAAAGTGGCAGAGGTCTTACTTCCGTTGGCTGATGAAGTCATTATCACTAAACCTAATTCTCCTCGAGCAGGTAATTGGCAGTATTTAGCTGAGTTAGTGGCGAAAAGGGGACTGCCTGTGACGACAATTGAGTCTCCAAGTGCTGCAGTAATAGAAGGCTATAATCGATTAAACCCAGATGATATGCTTTGTGTGACGGGTTCACTGTATATGATTGCTGAGGCTAGAGTCGCTTTGCTGGATATGATCGAAAAATAA